A region from the Salvia splendens isolate huo1 chromosome 15, SspV2, whole genome shotgun sequence genome encodes:
- the LOC121768318 gene encoding pentatricopeptide repeat-containing protein At5g48910-like — protein sequence MRVLDQIHAQILTHPLISPSTNAFSLSKILCFAAYKNAQYAKRLLFHLRCPNIFGYNTVMRGFLQHSPSPEPILLFRRLIRSKSPASNTFTFAFVFKSCSILTAFDEGRQVHKHAIASGLGENLFVQTSLLNFYTKCEEMDLGRKVFDEMSDRNVVAWSAMIGGYARVGKVNEALEVFRAMQKGGVEPDEVTMVSVISACAMAGALDLGKWLHMFIDKNGIKNDLEVSTALVSMYAKCGCIEKARAVFEAMPVRDAKAWSSMIVGFAITGMAKEALDLFERMGEAQVEPNQVTLIGVLSACAHGGLVAEGRKYWLSMLNCGMEPSMEHYGCMVDLFCRANKAEEAYEFVASMPIAPNPAIWRTLVVSFKKNKMFHKGEEVAKQLIQLEPHNAENYILLSSLYASMSDWVKMSSVRRQMRDKRIKAVPGCSSIEINGHVHEFVVGDWSHPEAKAITEFIRVVSGRVQASGHEPWIASVLLNLGDREKLDALWEHSERLAIAYGLLKTKAPVTIRVVKNLRVCEDCHEVTKTISKLYNREIVVRDRIRFHKFANGVCSCQDFW from the exons ATGAGAGTTCTCGATCAAATCCACGCCCAAATTCTCACTCATCCCCTCATCTCTCCCTCCACCAAcgctttctctctctccaaaatCCTCTGCTTCGCCGCCTACAAAAACGCCCAATACGCCAAGCGTCTCCTCTTCCACCTCCGCTGCCCTAACATCTTTGGCTACAACACTGTTATGCGAGGATTCCTGCAGCATAGCCCCTCCCCGGAGCCGATTCTCCTCTTCCGGAGGTTGATTAGGTCCAAATCCCCGGCGTCGAACACCTTCACTTTCGCCTTCGTTTTCAAATCCTGCTCGATTCTGACGGCGTTTGACGAGGGCCGCCAGGTGCACAAGCACGCGATTGCGTCTGGATTGGGGGAGAATCTGTTTGTTCAGACGTCGTTACTCAATTTCTACACGAAATGCGAGGAGATGGATTTGGGGCGGAAGGTATTTGATGAAATGTCTGACAGAAATGTGGTGGCGTGGAGCGCGATGATTGGGGGCTATGCTAGGGTTGGGAAGGTCAATGAGGCTTTGGAGGTGTTTAGGGCGATGCAGAAAGGCGGGGTGGAGCCGGATGAGGTGACGATGGTGAGTGTGATCTCTGCTTGTGCAATGGCTGGGGCGCTTGATTTGGGGAAATGGCTGCATATGTTTATTGATAAGAATGGGATTAAGAATGACCTTGAGGTGAGCACGGCGCTTGTGAGTATGTACGCCAAGTGTGGGTGCATTGAGAAGGCGCGGGCTGTTTTTGAGGCGATGCCGGTTAGGGATGCAAAGGCGTGGAGCTCTATGATTGTTGGATTTGCCATCACGGGGATGGCGAAGGAGGCGTTGGATTTGTTTGAGAGAATGGGGGAAGCTCAG GTTGAGCCTAACCAAGTGACGCTTATTGGAGTGTTATCGGCATGTGCTCATGGTGGGCTTGTAGCCGAGGGGAGGAAGTATTGGTTGAGCATGCTTAACTGTGGGATGGAGCCGTCTATGGAGCATTACGGCTGCATGGTTGATCTATTCTGTCGCGCAAACAAGGCAGAAGAGGCATACGAATTTGTGGCAAGCATGCCCATTGCTCCTAACCCAGCAATATGGCGGACATTGGTGGTTAGTTTCAAGAAGAACAAGATGTTCCACAAAGGCGAGGAAGTAGCAAAGCAGCTTATTCAGTTAGAGCCACATAACGCAGAGAATTATATACTGCTTTCGAGCTTGTATGCTTCTATGTCAGATTGGGTTAAGATGAGTAGTGTTAGAAGGCAGATGAGAGACAAAAGAATCAAAGCTGTGCCAGGGTGCAGCTCCATTGAAATCAACGGACATGTACATGAGTTTGTGGTGGGCGATTGGTCCCATCCTGAAGCTAAGGCCATAACCGAGTTCATACGCGTAGTGTCGGGGAGGGTTCAGGCCAGCGGGCATGAACCTTGGATTGCGTCTGTTTTGCTGAATCTTGGTGACAGGGAGAAGCTGGACGCTCTCTGGGAGCACAGCGAGAGGTTGGCCATTGCATATGGTCTGTTGAAGACGAAGGCGCCTGTAACTATTAGAGTAGTGAAGAACCTTAGGGTCTGCGAAGACTGCCATGAAGTGACAAAGACTATAAGCAAGTTGTACAATCGGGAAATAGTCGTTCGGGATAGAATTAGGTTCCACAAGTTTGCCAATGGAGTCTGCTCTTGCCAAGATTTCTGGTGA
- the LOC121768003 gene encoding polygalacturonase-like — translation MCNANNLLKLLIVYVCLSSICTNSLHHYDDDDDDDDFPNNLFQQELGYDLGGYPLYISHAELTIQIQPWNSDRRRVAKTANVVDFGAKGDGKSDDTKAFQSAWKSACSSKEDVTFVVPNYKKFLLKPSRFSGPCKSNIIKVQIGGTIIASDNRADYSKDRRHWIIFQGVDNLVVGGGGTINGNGNIWWKNSCKIDKSKPCKVAPTALTFYECTNLVVKHLRIENGQQIHVSIENCRDVEVSRIVVNAPEKSPNTDGIHVADTQDIMISNCIIATGDDCISIVSGSRKVQATDISCGPGHGISIGSLGAGNSEAHVSDVVVNKVNFSGTTNGVRIKTWQGGYGSASNIKFQNAQMHNVKNPIIIDQNYCDQDDPCKEQKSAVKISNVLYQNIKGTSATEVAVDFKCSKSHPCQEIVVDNVRLGGTNGGKSKAICKNVHLKSIGTVSPHCP, via the exons ATGTGCAATGCAAATAATCTTTTGAAATTGTTGATTGTGTATGTTTGTTTAAGCTCAATTTGCACCAACAGCCTCCATCactatgatgatgatgatgatgatgatgatttccCAAACAATTTATTCCAACAAGAATTAGGGTATGATCTTGGCGGCTATCCCTTGTATATTAGTCATGCTGAGCTCACTATTCAAATCCAACCATGGAATTCAGACAGAAGAAGAGTTGCTAAGACTGCTAATGTAGTAGATTTTGGAGCTAAAGGTGATGGAAAAAGTGATGATACAAAG GCTTTTCAAAGTGCATGGAAATCAGCTTGTTCATCCAAGGAAGATGTCACTTTTGTGGTACCAAACTACAAAAAATTTCTCTTGAAACCATCAAGATTTTCAGGACCATGCAAATCCAACAT AATCAAAGTGCAGATAGGGGGAACAATCATAGCATCGGATAATCGAGCCGATTATAGCAAAGATAGGAGACACTGGATTATTTTCCAGGGTGTTGATAATCTAGTGGTAGGAGGTGGTGGAACTATCAATGGCAATGGCAATATATGGTGGAAAAATTCTTGCAAAATTGACAAGTCTAAG CCTTGCAAGGTTGCTCCAACG GCACTAACCTTCTACGAGTGCACAAATTTGGTAGTGAAGCATTTGAGGATTGAAAATGGACAGCAAATTCATGTATCGATTGAGAATTGTAGAGATGTTGAGGTTTCAAGAATTGTGGTGAATGCCCCAGAAAAGAGTCCTAATACAGATGGAATTCATGTCGCAGACACTCAAGATATTATGATTTCTAATTGTATCATAGCCACTG GGGATGATTGCATCTCCATTGTTAGTGGATCAAGGAAGGTTCAAGCCACTGATATTTCCTGTGGGCCCGGCCACGGCATCAG cATTGGAAGTTTAGGGGCTGGAAATTCAGAAGCACATGTATCTGATGTTGTGGTGAACAAAGTAAACTTTTCTGGAACCACAAATGGTGTTAGAATCAAGACATGGCAG ggAGGATATGGAAGTGCAAGCAATATCAAATTTCAGAATGCACAGATGCACAATGTGAAAAATCCCATAATCATAGACCAAAACTACTGTGATCAAGATGACCCTTGCAAAGAACAG AAATCAGCTGTGAAAATCAGTAACGTTCTGTACCAAAACATAAAGGGCACGAGCGCGACGGAAGTGGCGGTCGATTTCAAGTGCAGTAAGAGCCATCCATGCCAAGAAATAGTGGTGGACAATGTGAGGTTGGGAGGGACAAATGGTGGCAAATCTAAAGCTATATGCAAGAACGTCCATTTGAAGAGCATTGGAACTGTTTCACCTCACTGcccttaa
- the LOC121768319 gene encoding calcium-dependent protein kinase 32-like — MGNCCAVPQTSDEKKPNPYFDGKPVPNGGLKSYVLENPTGHNIDEFYELGRELGRGEFGITYMCTDKNTGGILACKSISKKKLKTRVDIEDVKREVEIMKHLPKHPNIVTLKDTYEDDKAVHLVMELCEGGELFDRIVARGHYTERAAAAVTRTIVEVIQNCHKHGVIHRDLKPENFLFSNKKETSPLKAIDFGLSVFFKPGQTFDEIVGSPYYMAPEVLKRNYGPEIDVWSAGVILYILLCGVPPFWAETEQGVAQAIIRSNVDFKRDPWPKVSDRAKDLVKKMLNPDPKKRLTAQEVLDHPWLQNAKSAPNVSLGETVRARLMQFSMMNKLKKRALRVIAEHLSVEEVAGIKEGFKLMDTNNKGKIDINELRAGLHKLGHQIPESDLVVLMEAGDVDKDGYLDCAEFVAISVHLRKLGNEDHLRKAFDFFDKNGTGYIEIEELRDAFADEAEATSEEIINAIIQDVDTDKDGRISYEEFAAMMKSGTDWRKASRQYSRERYNSLSLKLMEDGSLNKNQE; from the exons ATGGGTAATTGTTGTGCTGTACCGCAAACCTCGGATGAGAAGAAGCCAAACCCTTACTTCGATGGGAAACCTGTTCCGAATGGTGGGCTCAAATCTTATGTGTTGGAGAATCCAACAGGGCATAACATAGATGAGTTTTATGAGCTGGGGCGGGAGCTCGGACGGGGTGAATTTGGGATCACGTATATGTGTACAGATAAGAACACTGGTGGTATTCTTGCTTGTAAGTCTATATCAAAGAAGAAGTTGAAGACGAGAGTGGATATTGAGGATGTTAAGAGAGAGGTCGAGATCATGAAGCATTTGCCTAAGCATCCGAATATAGTGACGTTGAAGGACACTTATGAGGATGATAAAGCAGTCCACTTAGTAATGGAATTGTGCGAGGGTGGTGAGTTGTTTGATAGGATTGTTGCTAGAGGGCATTATACTGAAAGGGCTGCTGCAGCTGTGACTCGTACGATTGTTGAAGTTATCCAG AATTGTCACAAGCACGGGGTCATACATCGTGATCTCAAACCTGAAAATTTCTTGTTTAGCAATAAAAAGGAAACATCGCCACTGAAAGCTATTGATTTTGGGTTGTCAGTCTTCTTCAAGCCTG GCCAGACATTTGATGAGATAGTTGGAAGTCCTTATTATATGGCTCCAGAGGTGCTTAAAAGGAACTATGGTCCAGAAATTGATGTCTGGAGTGCTGGTGTGATTCTCTACATATTACTCTGCGGTGTTCCACCATTTTGGGCTG AAACCGAACAAGGAGTTGCCCAAGCGATCATTCGTTCTAACGTGGACTTCAAACGAGACCCTTGGCCCAAAGTGTCCGATAGAGCAAAGGATCTGGTGAAGAAGATGCTCAATCCTGATCCCAAAAAACGGCTTACAGCACAAGAAGTTCTCG ATCATCCCTGGTTACAAAATGCAAAGAGTGCTCCTAATGTTTCTCTGGGTGAAACTGTCAGAGCTAGGCTCATGCAATTTTCGATGATGAATAAGTTGAAGAAAAGAGCTCTAAGG GTGATTGCTGAGCATTTGTCAGTAGAGGAAGTGGCAGGAATAAAGGAGGGGTTCAAATTGATGGATACAAACAACAAGGGGAAGATCGACATCAATGAGTTGAGAGCTGGATTACATAAGCTTGGTCATCAAATCCCTGAATCCGATCTCGTAGTTCTCATGGAAGCG GGTGATGTGGATAAGGATGGATATCTCGACTGCGCGGAGTTTGTTGCCATATCTGTTCACCTAAGAAAGTTGGGCAATGAAGACCATCTGCGCAAGGCCTTCGACTTCTTTGATAAAAACGGAACTGGGTATATAGAGATTGAAGAGCTGAGGGACGCCTTCGCTGATGAGGCGGAAGCTACCAGTGAAGAGATCATAAATGCTATTATTCAAGACGTTGACACCGATAAG GATGGTCGTATAAGTTACGAGGAGTTCGCTGCAATGATGAAATCCGGCACTGATTGGAGAAAGGCGTCAAGACAATACTCACGAGAACGATATAACAGTCTTAGCTTGAAATTGATGGAGGATGGATCCTTAAACAAGAACCAGGAGTAG